In Fibrobacter sp., a single genomic region encodes these proteins:
- a CDS encoding type II toxin-antitoxin system HipA family toxin, which translates to MKLKVYFANKLAGSLFSTPDRGIVFAYDDSYVGQNGNSLSMSLPLRSGEFSQKECLPFFSGVLPEGDVKRRISEYLHVSESSTLKLLQELGGECAGIISVLPEDAEPNQKLTYRLDSDNYEELSEDILLGYIKNAETRPLLKANEELRLSLAGAQEKLPLAFFDGKFHFPKNGAPSTHIIKPTGKGELSSLAVNEYVCVKLAKYSGLSVPEVALKKIQDETFIMVERYDRIKRGDSVVRLHQEDMCQALGILSDRKYQNDGGPGIADIFQLISQRTSVPLLDARAFIQYVLFNLVIGNCDAHGKNYSLLYDDDILKLSPIYDAVCTLLYPTLTRKVSMKIGNHYEIDKIRKADLVLLAEQLKLRQSVILNLYSDLRKKVLLGFSSIREDESLGGCAETIDEIEKIVQERDITNLA; encoded by the coding sequence ATGAAGTTAAAGGTTTATTTTGCAAATAAGCTTGCTGGTAGTTTGTTTTCTACTCCCGATAGAGGGATTGTGTTTGCTTACGATGATTCCTATGTCGGGCAAAATGGAAATTCTCTTTCGATGTCACTTCCATTAAGGTCCGGTGAGTTTTCGCAAAAGGAATGTCTGCCGTTTTTCTCAGGAGTTCTCCCAGAAGGGGATGTGAAACGCCGAATTTCTGAGTATCTTCATGTTTCTGAATCGAGTACGCTTAAGTTGCTACAGGAACTTGGGGGTGAATGTGCCGGTATTATTTCGGTATTGCCAGAAGATGCCGAACCTAATCAGAAGTTGACTTACAGGTTGGATTCTGACAATTATGAGGAACTGTCAGAAGATATTTTGCTTGGTTATATAAAAAACGCGGAAACGAGACCTTTGCTGAAGGCTAATGAAGAATTGAGGCTTTCTTTGGCTGGGGCTCAGGAAAAGTTGCCTCTGGCTTTTTTTGACGGAAAATTTCATTTCCCAAAGAATGGTGCTCCATCGACACATATCATCAAACCGACGGGCAAGGGAGAATTGTCATCGCTTGCAGTAAATGAATATGTGTGCGTGAAACTTGCTAAATATTCTGGCCTAAGCGTGCCTGAAGTAGCTTTGAAGAAAATTCAGGATGAAACGTTCATAATGGTGGAACGCTATGATAGAATCAAAAGAGGTGATTCTGTTGTTCGTTTACATCAAGAGGATATGTGCCAGGCTTTGGGGATCCTTAGCGATCGAAAATATCAGAATGATGGTGGTCCGGGCATTGCGGATATTTTTCAGCTGATTAGCCAGAGAACATCAGTTCCTCTTTTGGACGCTCGGGCTTTTATTCAGTACGTCCTGTTTAATCTCGTTATTGGCAACTGCGACGCTCACGGGAAAAATTATTCTTTGCTCTATGATGACGATATCTTGAAGCTATCTCCGATTTACGATGCCGTCTGTACACTTCTGTACCCGACTCTGACAAGAAAGGTTTCCATGAAAATTGGAAACCATTATGAGATTGATAAAATCAGAAAGGCGGATCTCGTTCTCCTGGCGGAACAACTGAAATTAAGACAGTCCGTGATTCTGAATTTGTATTCGGATTTGAGAAAGAAAGTTCTTCTTGGTTTTTCTTCAATCCGTGAAGATGAAAGTCTTGGCGGATGCGCAGAAACGATTGACGAAATCGAAAAGATCGTACAAGAAAGAGATATAACGAACCTTGCGTAA
- a CDS encoding type II toxin-antitoxin system Y4mF family antitoxin — MKVQQVNDISISVKTRRNQLKLTQAECAAFCGVGVRFFSELENGKETLQLDKVLHVLQMLGLNLHVVERENDR, encoded by the coding sequence ATGAAGGTGCAACAAGTAAATGATATTTCGATTTCTGTGAAAACAAGAAGAAATCAGTTGAAACTGACGCAAGCGGAATGCGCGGCCTTTTGTGGTGTCGGAGTTCGTTTCTTCTCGGAACTGGAAAATGGCAAGGAAACGCTACAGCTTGATAAAGTACTGCATGTTTTGCAAATGCTTGGTTTAAATCTTCATGTTGTGGAAAGGGAAAATGATCGATGA
- a CDS encoding ORF6N domain-containing protein encodes MRKSKVYTIRGVKVMLDADLAEIYGYSVKAFNQQVKNNAEKFPEDFRFQLDRDEYRKILGSKFLTLEQGKYSKTNPYAFTEQGIYMLMTVLKGDLATKQSIAIVRLFKEMKDYIASENQQLLGCSNCVQIATLTARHSHEIAEIRTDVARLEVESQKTQESLGKVMEFFHDPSTYKHHLILNGQKLEADVANSQIYGMAQKSIFLFDDFVGVKTLDLLRGVAQNVKITLFSDQRNGCALTQTMIDDFKAARPDISFERRPAGGIFHDRYIVLDYKTSHEKMFHCGASSKDVPNECRKIMLA; translated from the coding sequence GTGCGTAAGAGCAAGGTTTACACCATCCGCGGTGTAAAAGTGATGCTTGACGCAGACTTGGCGGAAATTTATGGGTATTCGGTCAAGGCTTTTAATCAGCAAGTTAAGAATAATGCTGAAAAATTTCCAGAGGATTTTCGGTTTCAACTTGATAGAGATGAATACCGAAAAATTCTAGGGTCAAAATTTTTGACCCTAGAACAAGGCAAATATTCGAAAACCAATCCCTACGCCTTTACGGAGCAGGGCATTTACATGCTCATGACGGTCCTAAAAGGTGATTTAGCTACTAAGCAAAGCATTGCCATCGTCCGTCTTTTCAAAGAAATGAAGGACTATATAGCATCTGAAAATCAGCAGTTGCTGGGTTGTTCCAACTGTGTTCAAATTGCAACCCTTACGGCTCGACATTCCCACGAAATTGCAGAAATTCGCACGGATGTGGCTCGTTTGGAGGTGGAGTCCCAGAAAACCCAGGAATCCCTGGGCAAGGTCATGGAATTTTTCCACGATCCTTCTACCTATAAGCACCACTTGATTCTGAATGGGCAAAAGTTGGAGGCCGATGTCGCTAACTCGCAGATTTATGGCATGGCTCAGAAGTCAATTTTCTTGTTTGATGATTTTGTTGGCGTAAAAACACTGGATTTATTGCGAGGTGTTGCTCAGAATGTTAAGATTACGCTTTTCAGTGATCAGCGGAATGGCTGTGCGTTGACTCAAACAATGATTGACGACTTCAAGGCTGCTAGGCCTGACATTTCCTTTGAGCGGAGGCCTGCAGGCGGTATATTCCATGATCGTTATATCGTATTGGATTACAAAACGAGTCACGAAAAAATGTTCCATTGTGGAGCATCTTCAAAAGATGTGCCAAATGAGTGTCGCAAAATTATGCTTGCATAA
- a CDS encoding RNA ligase (ATP) yields the protein MGRKLASIQKIWKVEPIEGADRIELVSVLGWKCVSKKGEFKEGDLCVYFEVDAFLPVCEKFDFLRSSCYKKNELMGEGFLLKTQRFRGQISQGLVLPLSILDGVDSREEGWNLYESVAETLGVRKWMMPEVATGSGTAVGDMPYGIPKTDEIRVQAEPSLIEEFSGVPYYISTKMDGTSVTMYLIDGNFGVCGRNFEYADDAKCPFWKFVHKNDIHEKIAKGAAALGLKNVAVQGEFCGEGIQKNRLKLFSPDWFVFTLIDMDVHRRLGLAEMLQFCDAAGLSHVPIEECGENLPYKCVDSLIERAKGLYASGNHKEGIVIRPQNPCYSRIVEGPLSMKVINNDFLLK from the coding sequence ATGGGACGTAAGCTGGCGTCTATTCAAAAAATTTGGAAAGTGGAACCTATTGAAGGGGCTGACCGTATAGAACTTGTTTCTGTACTCGGCTGGAAGTGTGTTTCTAAAAAAGGCGAATTCAAGGAAGGGGATTTGTGTGTTTATTTTGAGGTTGATGCGTTTTTGCCGGTATGTGAAAAATTTGATTTTCTGAGAAGTTCGTGCTACAAAAAGAATGAACTTATGGGAGAGGGCTTTCTCTTGAAAACGCAGAGGTTCCGCGGCCAGATTTCTCAGGGATTGGTGCTTCCTTTAAGTATTCTTGACGGAGTCGATTCTAGGGAAGAGGGGTGGAATCTGTATGAGAGCGTTGCCGAAACTCTTGGGGTGCGCAAGTGGATGATGCCGGAAGTTGCTACTGGAAGCGGAACTGCGGTTGGTGATATGCCCTATGGTATTCCAAAGACTGACGAAATTCGTGTGCAGGCGGAGCCTTCGTTGATTGAAGAATTTTCCGGGGTTCCTTATTACATTTCCACAAAGATGGATGGTACCAGCGTAACCATGTATCTGATTGATGGAAACTTTGGTGTGTGTGGCCGTAACTTTGAATATGCTGATGATGCAAAATGTCCTTTCTGGAAGTTTGTTCATAAAAATGATATCCACGAAAAAATTGCCAAGGGTGCTGCGGCGTTGGGGTTGAAAAATGTGGCGGTGCAGGGCGAATTCTGTGGCGAGGGGATTCAAAAGAACCGTTTAAAACTTTTTTCACCAGACTGGTTTGTCTTTACCTTGATCGATATGGATGTACATCGCCGTTTGGGGCTTGCGGAAATGTTGCAGTTCTGCGATGCAGCTGGGTTGAGCCATGTTCCTATTGAAGAATGCGGTGAAAATCTGCCGTATAAATGCGTGGACAGTTTGATTGAGCGCGCAAAAGGTCTGTATGCTAGTGGGAATCATAAGGAGGGTATTGTCATTCGACCGCAGAATCCGTGCTATAGTAGAATCGTAGAGGGACCTTTGTCGATGAAAGTCATCAACAATGATTTTCTGCTGAAGTGA
- a CDS encoding Gfo/Idh/MocA family oxidoreductase, producing MQKNPFEIAFIGGGINSAIGEVHKAASQMDGCFKLVAGAFSTHPDINKQTAEVWGVASDRVYDDYRQLLQTEKGKLDAVVVLAPTDFHEEIVVAALRAGFPVICEKSLATSVAEGERIAAAVAETKGFFCTTYNYTGYPMVRELKQLIEDGKLGKIQQVQVEMPQEGFLRLGANKEPPKPQAWRLKDTVIPKISLDLGSHLHNMMYFLTGERPTRIVADEATFGLFPQIVDNVGALVQYTNNVRAQVWFSKTALGNRNGLRIRVFGSEGSAEWFQLEPETLKTCDLHGRVCLSDRTGDVKIANLPRYNRFKAGHPAGFIEAFANYYRDIADCLEQYFATGGFSSKYVCGIKTSLEGLAMMQAAAVSAKSQKWENV from the coding sequence ATGCAGAAGAATCCTTTTGAAATTGCGTTTATTGGCGGTGGTATTAATTCGGCTATCGGTGAAGTCCATAAAGCGGCAAGCCAGATGGATGGCTGCTTTAAGCTTGTGGCCGGTGCGTTTAGTACCCATCCCGATATCAATAAGCAGACTGCAGAGGTTTGGGGCGTTGCCTCGGACCGTGTTTACGACGATTACCGACAGTTGCTGCAAACAGAAAAAGGTAAGCTGGATGCTGTAGTGGTCTTAGCTCCTACAGATTTTCATGAAGAAATTGTGGTGGCTGCCCTGCGTGCCGGTTTTCCGGTGATTTGCGAAAAGTCCCTTGCTACAAGTGTGGCTGAGGGTGAACGAATTGCAGCCGCAGTTGCCGAAACCAAGGGCTTTTTCTGTACCACATATAATTATACGGGCTATCCCATGGTCCGTGAATTGAAACAATTGATTGAAGATGGTAAACTGGGCAAGATTCAGCAGGTCCAGGTGGAAATGCCCCAGGAAGGTTTCCTTCGCCTGGGGGCCAACAAAGAACCTCCCAAGCCTCAGGCCTGGCGCTTGAAGGATACGGTGATTCCAAAGATTTCCCTGGATCTTGGCAGCCATCTTCATAACATGATGTACTTCTTGACTGGCGAACGCCCTACCCGCATCGTTGCGGATGAGGCTACCTTTGGCCTGTTCCCGCAGATTGTGGATAACGTTGGGGCCCTGGTGCAGTACACCAACAATGTTCGTGCCCAGGTTTGGTTCAGCAAGACGGCTTTGGGCAACCGCAACGGTTTGCGCATCCGAGTTTTTGGCAGCGAGGGCAGTGCGGAATGGTTCCAGCTGGAACCTGAGACCTTAAAGACTTGCGATCTGCATGGACGTGTGTGTCTTAGCGACCGTACGGGCGATGTGAAGATTGCAAACTTGCCCCGCTACAACCGATTCAAGGCTGGCCACCCTGCAGGATTCATCGAGGCTTTTGCCAACTATTACCGCGACATTGCTGATTGCCTGGAGCAGTATTTTGCAACGGGTGGCTTTTCAAGCAAGTACGTTTGTGGCATCAAGACTTCCTTGGAAGGCCTTGCCATGATGCAAGCTGCTGCTGTATCTGCCAAGTCACAGAAATGGGAAAATGTTTAG
- a CDS encoding ATP-grasp domain-containing protein, translating into MKKRLLLLGGGHAEIPLIQAAQELGYFVITTGNAREGLGHPYADKNVFADFSDKDAMLELARAEGVSAVCSGCNDFALLSTVYVCEKLGLPGHDSFETSLQIHHKDKYRALAESLQIPTPRARIVRSLDEFKSVIEGGLQFPLIVKPVDLTGGKGIHRVNNVSEALIAYEDAVSRTREDHVVVEEFVIGTNHGFSAFLIGGKVVFYFADNEQYFLNKYMVSGANTPSTTSEHGLQLLVEYSERIAERLKLVDGILHIQYIEKADGTPVIIEICRRPPGDLYIKFVKYATGVNYPKMIISAECGMDSSTLLGMAQAQPLSNFLRHCVMTDRTGVVAGVDFAPEIQKNVVEKFLWFKEGEQVTDPLYYKAGIVFMQFDSVEVMTEKTAKMSEYIKVRFK; encoded by the coding sequence ATGAAAAAACGCTTATTGCTTTTAGGTGGCGGTCACGCAGAAATTCCCCTGATCCAAGCGGCTCAGGAGTTGGGTTACTTTGTGATTACCACTGGCAATGCCCGTGAAGGCCTAGGGCACCCCTATGCCGACAAGAATGTCTTTGCCGATTTCAGTGATAAAGACGCCATGCTTGAGTTGGCCCGTGCCGAGGGCGTTAGCGCCGTGTGTTCGGGTTGCAATGATTTCGCCTTGCTCAGTACGGTTTATGTTTGCGAAAAATTGGGGTTGCCTGGTCACGATAGTTTTGAAACCAGCTTGCAGATTCATCACAAGGACAAGTACCGCGCCTTGGCGGAAAGCTTGCAAATTCCCACGCCTCGGGCAAGGATTGTCCGCAGCCTGGATGAATTCAAGTCTGTCATTGAGGGTGGCTTACAGTTCCCTTTGATTGTTAAGCCTGTGGATCTTACTGGCGGCAAGGGAATACACCGCGTGAACAATGTAAGTGAGGCCTTAATAGCCTACGAAGATGCGGTTTCCCGCACTCGTGAAGATCATGTTGTTGTAGAAGAATTTGTGATTGGAACGAACCATGGTTTTTCCGCCTTCTTGATTGGCGGTAAGGTTGTCTTCTATTTTGCAGATAATGAACAGTATTTCTTGAACAAGTACATGGTCAGCGGTGCCAATACCCCAAGTACCACAAGCGAACATGGCTTGCAGCTTCTGGTGGAGTACAGCGAACGTATTGCCGAAAGGTTGAAACTGGTGGATGGCATTCTGCACATTCAGTACATAGAGAAGGCGGATGGAACTCCTGTCATTATTGAAATTTGCCGCAGGCCTCCTGGGGATTTGTACATCAAGTTTGTGAAGTACGCCACCGGCGTGAATTATCCGAAGATGATTATTTCTGCAGAATGCGGAATGGATTCCTCGACGTTGCTCGGAATGGCTCAAGCTCAGCCGCTGTCAAACTTCCTTCGTCACTGCGTTATGACGGATCGTACGGGAGTCGTTGCCGGTGTAGATTTTGCTCCGGAGATTCAAAAGAACGTTGTTGAGAAATTCCTGTGGTTCAAGGAAGGCGAACAGGTTACGGATCCGCTTTACTATAAGGCTGGCATTGTCTTTATGCAGTTTGATTCCGTAGAGGTAATGACTGAAAAAACAGCAAAGATGTCGGAGTATATTAAGGTTCGTTTCAAGTAA
- the rffA gene encoding dTDP-4-amino-4,6-dideoxygalactose transaminase yields MRIPFNKPPFVGSEFDYVRAAVESGRICGDGQFNQKCHAWLKEHTGTAKALLTTSCTHALEMAALLCDIKPGDEVIMPSFTFVSTADAFAMRGAKCVFVDIRSDTMNMDEKLVESAITAKTKAIVPVHYAGVACEMDAINEIAKRHNLFVVEDAAQGMMATYKGRSLGALGDFGCYSYHETKNYSMGEGGALLIRDPKFADHAEIIREKGTNRCQFHRGEVDKYTWVELGSSYLPSELNAAYLYAELEQADKIFNNRMVSWESYRERLLPLEQRGLIELPKVPNHCKHNAHMFYIKMPDLDGRTKMIAHLVKNEILAVFHYVPLHNAPAGKRFGEFRGEDRYTTSESNRLLRLPMFYGLQRDDLDFVCDKVEEFFR; encoded by the coding sequence ATGCGTATTCCATTTAACAAACCGCCTTTTGTGGGTTCTGAATTTGACTATGTTCGTGCCGCTGTGGAAAGCGGACGTATTTGTGGCGATGGCCAGTTTAACCAGAAGTGTCATGCCTGGCTGAAGGAACATACGGGAACGGCGAAGGCCTTGCTGACGACAAGCTGCACCCACGCCTTGGAAATGGCTGCGTTGCTTTGCGATATTAAGCCTGGCGATGAAGTCATCATGCCTTCTTTTACGTTTGTTTCTACTGCCGATGCTTTTGCCATGCGTGGTGCCAAGTGCGTGTTTGTGGATATTCGTTCGGATACCATGAATATGGATGAAAAACTGGTGGAATCTGCCATTACCGCGAAGACCAAGGCTATTGTTCCAGTTCACTATGCTGGCGTAGCTTGCGAAATGGATGCTATCAACGAAATTGCCAAGCGCCATAACCTTTTTGTAGTGGAAGATGCCGCCCAGGGAATGATGGCCACGTACAAGGGCCGCTCCTTGGGTGCTCTGGGTGACTTTGGTTGCTACAGTTATCACGAAACCAAGAACTATAGCATGGGGGAGGGCGGTGCTCTTCTCATTCGCGATCCGAAGTTTGCAGACCATGCAGAGATCATTCGCGAAAAAGGAACCAACCGTTGTCAGTTCCATCGTGGTGAAGTGGATAAGTACACATGGGTTGAGTTGGGGTCCAGCTACTTGCCTAGCGAGCTGAACGCTGCCTACTTGTACGCTGAGCTGGAACAGGCGGACAAGATTTTTAACAATCGTATGGTTAGTTGGGAGTCTTACCGGGAACGTTTGTTACCGCTAGAACAGCGAGGCCTTATTGAACTTCCTAAGGTGCCGAATCATTGCAAGCACAATGCCCACATGTTCTACATCAAGATGCCCGATCTGGATGGCCGCACCAAGATGATTGCCCATCTGGTGAAAAATGAAATTCTGGCGGTGTTCCATTACGTGCCGCTGCACAACGCTCCCGCGGGCAAGCGCTTTGGCGAGTTCCGTGGTGAAGACCGTTATACTACGTCGGAAAGTAACCGCCTGTTGCGACTGCCCATGTTCTACGGCTTGCAGCGAGACGACTTGGACTTTGTCTGTGACAAGGTCGAGGAATTCTTCCGATGA
- a CDS encoding glycosyltransferase family 2 protein, producing the protein MSEQKSPTKISFVIPCYRSQGTIETVVNEIRETVAAQNAKQDSLTPPLQGSAQNDKRVFDYEIVLVNDCSPDNVWDVIKSLAAADPKIKGICLAKNFGQHCALMAGYGAATGDYVVSLDDDGQTPASETFKLVNKLEEGFDVVYGYYQHKKEHLFRRFGSWTNKKMAESIIGQPRTLQTTSFFIMRKFIVEEIVRYPNPFAYISGLVFRATKNLGNVEVEHRNRLEGTSGYTIAGLIRLWINGFTAFSVTPLRFATIAGIICAIVGLAAGGFVVYEKFMRPEIPVGYTSLLATLLFVGGMIMLLLGMIGEYVGRIYISINQSPQYVIRERTDIN; encoded by the coding sequence ATGAGCGAGCAAAAAAGCCCCACCAAGATTTCCTTCGTTATCCCTTGCTATCGTAGCCAGGGAACTATCGAGACCGTGGTCAACGAAATTCGCGAGACCGTGGCTGCGCAAAACGCAAAGCAAGATTCTTTGACTCCACCCTTACAGGGTTCCGCTCAGAATGACAAACGAGTCTTTGATTACGAAATCGTATTGGTGAACGACTGTAGCCCCGACAACGTCTGGGATGTTATCAAGAGTCTCGCTGCAGCAGACCCGAAAATCAAGGGAATCTGCCTCGCCAAGAATTTCGGTCAACACTGCGCCCTTATGGCTGGCTATGGTGCCGCCACCGGCGATTACGTGGTAAGTTTGGATGACGACGGCCAGACTCCTGCCAGCGAAACCTTTAAGCTGGTGAACAAGCTGGAAGAAGGCTTTGACGTGGTCTACGGCTATTACCAGCACAAGAAGGAACACCTGTTCCGCCGCTTCGGCAGCTGGACCAACAAGAAGATGGCAGAATCTATCATCGGCCAGCCCAGGACTCTGCAAACCACCAGTTTCTTCATCATGAGAAAATTCATCGTTGAAGAAATCGTTCGCTACCCAAATCCATTTGCCTACATCAGCGGCCTTGTATTCCGAGCCACCAAGAACCTCGGTAACGTGGAGGTAGAACACCGCAACCGTCTGGAAGGAACATCCGGCTACACCATCGCAGGCCTCATCCGCCTATGGATCAACGGTTTTACCGCCTTTAGCGTTACCCCGCTGCGTTTTGCTACCATCGCAGGCATCATCTGCGCCATTGTGGGGCTTGCCGCCGGCGGATTCGTGGTGTACGAAAAGTTTATGCGTCCCGAAATTCCTGTAGGCTATACCAGCCTCTTAGCAACTCTACTATTTGTCGGCGGCATGATTATGCTGCTTCTTGGAATGATCGGTGAATACGTTGGTCGCATCTACATCAGCATCAATCAAAGCCCACAGTATGTGATTCGAGAGAGGACTGATATAAATTAA
- a CDS encoding type II secretion system GspH family protein, producing MKKKGFSLVEVMVVIVILGILAAVAVPQVFNMIERSKRKIDATNAMELANILDRAYGSGVITFPENSSYNITSNNGRIDVGMSVAVFVNKNGTNYYRGSGSVLVNGGDYHSDNGVAYRRIQRLFEEAGFVNVAVNSKNPENSWECYGAALFAGGVIKIFSSANASECTTTTAGGNYETVLNRAMNGNNPIKPYLSGKYAQ from the coding sequence ATGAAGAAAAAAGGTTTTTCACTTGTTGAAGTCATGGTAGTCATTGTCATCTTGGGTATTTTGGCGGCAGTTGCCGTACCACAAGTATTCAACATGATTGAACGATCCAAGCGTAAAATTGACGCAACCAACGCCATGGAACTGGCAAACATTCTTGATAGAGCTTATGGTTCCGGTGTTATCACCTTCCCGGAAAATTCAAGCTACAATATCACCTCCAACAATGGCAGGATCGATGTTGGAATGTCCGTCGCCGTATTCGTCAACAAAAACGGCACAAACTACTACCGTGGAAGTGGAAGCGTCCTGGTCAACGGCGGAGACTACCACTCCGACAACGGGGTCGCTTACAGACGCATTCAAAGGCTCTTTGAAGAGGCTGGTTTTGTAAACGTTGCTGTAAACTCAAAAAATCCCGAAAACAGTTGGGAATGTTACGGAGCAGCCCTCTTTGCTGGCGGAGTCATCAAAATTTTCTCCAGCGCAAACGCAAGCGAATGCACCACAACGACCGCCGGCGGCAACTACGAAACCGTTCTTAATAGAGCAATGAACGGAAACAACCCCATCAAGCCCTATCTGTCCGGCAAATACGCACAGTAA
- a CDS encoding ABC transporter permease, whose protein sequence is MNAANSEKWTTEIKPKSSLLSIDFKELWQYRDLYRMFVKRDIVTWYKQTILGPLWFFIQPIMTTIMFMVVFGGIAKISTDGLPQPLFYLAGICLWQYFAECLNQTSKTFIDNANVFGKVYFPRLVVPMATVTSNLVRLAIQMGLFLVVFAYYMIFTDAPVHPNLYALLTPALILILAGLGLGFGILFSSLTTKYRDLVFLLSFIVQLWMYATPVIYPLSTITDPRLKMLMQANPLSSILETFKFGMLGVGEFSWAALGYSAGFMIVLLALGIIVFNRIQKTFMDTV, encoded by the coding sequence ATGAACGCAGCGAATAGCGAAAAATGGACCACCGAAATCAAGCCAAAGTCCAGCCTTTTAAGCATTGACTTCAAAGAACTTTGGCAGTACCGCGATCTTTACAGAATGTTCGTAAAACGCGATATCGTCACATGGTACAAACAAACCATTCTCGGCCCACTGTGGTTCTTCATCCAACCCATCATGACAACCATCATGTTTATGGTGGTGTTTGGCGGCATCGCAAAAATCAGTACCGACGGATTGCCCCAGCCACTGTTTTACCTGGCCGGCATTTGCCTGTGGCAATACTTTGCAGAATGTTTGAACCAGACCAGCAAAACCTTTATCGACAACGCCAACGTTTTCGGGAAAGTCTACTTTCCGCGCCTTGTGGTGCCCATGGCAACAGTCACAAGTAATCTGGTACGCCTTGCTATTCAGATGGGGTTGTTTCTGGTGGTATTTGCTTACTACATGATTTTCACGGACGCTCCCGTACATCCAAATTTGTACGCGCTCCTGACCCCGGCACTTATTTTGATTCTTGCGGGTCTGGGACTGGGATTCGGCATTCTTTTCAGCAGCCTTACAACAAAGTACCGCGACCTTGTATTTCTGCTCAGCTTTATTGTGCAGCTTTGGATGTACGCCACCCCGGTGATTTATCCGTTAAGCACAATCACCGACCCGCGCCTTAAAATGCTGATGCAGGCAAATCCCCTCTCCAGTATTCTTGAAACATTCAAGTTCGGGATGCTCGGCGTTGGAGAATTCAGCTGGGCCGCCCTAGGCTACAGCGCAGGATTCATGATAGTCCTGTTGGCACTTGGAATTATCGTATTCAACAGAATCCAGAAAACTTTTATGGATACGGTGTAA
- a CDS encoding ORF6N domain-containing protein — MKKNVVVGNSAEFSLVDESFLKNKVYTIRGVKVMLDADLAEIYGYSTKDFNRQVKNNIERFPEFFRFQLTVDEIAELSRCKNCTSMQIKGVKGGRVYLPYAFTEQGIYMLMTVLKGELAIKQSIAIMLLFKEMKDYIVAENQQLLGADGLAQLGAQTALNTREIGLVRQDLGNLSNTVFSMQDDLQKVMDNFIDPNTYKHYLIMNGQKLEADIAYTQIYALAKKSIYVIDEYVCVKTLDLLRGVPEGLEIMIFSDQWGRQVLTEAILADFRAARPDLTLSVRSAMGIFHDRYVFIDYNEENEILYHCGPSSKDAGNRVATVATLEFKDLYHPLMDLLLKEA, encoded by the coding sequence ATGAAAAAGAATGTGGTTGTCGGCAATAGTGCCGAGTTTTCTCTCGTGGACGAGAGTTTCTTGAAGAACAAGGTTTACACCATCCGCGGCGTAAAGGTGATGCTTGACGCCGATCTGGCGGAAATTTATGGGTATAGCACCAAGGATTTCAATAGGCAAGTTAAGAATAATATAGAACGTTTTCCCGAGTTTTTCCGATTTCAGTTGACTGTGGACGAAATTGCTGAATTATCGAGGTGCAAAAATTGCACCTCGATGCAGATCAAAGGGGTGAAAGGTGGGCGAGTCTATTTACCTTATGCATTTACAGAACAAGGTATTTACATGTTGATGACCGTTCTTAAGGGGGAGCTTGCTATTAAGCAAAGTATTGCCATAATGCTTTTGTTTAAAGAAATGAAGGATTACATTGTTGCTGAAAATCAGCAGTTGCTTGGTGCGGATGGGCTTGCCCAACTGGGTGCTCAGACTGCTTTGAATACTCGGGAAATAGGTCTGGTTCGGCAAGATCTTGGAAATTTGTCCAATACAGTGTTCTCCATGCAAGATGATTTACAAAAGGTCATGGACAATTTCATTGACCCTAATACCTACAAGCATTACTTGATCATGAATGGTCAAAAACTTGAGGCGGACATTGCATATACGCAGATTTACGCTCTTGCAAAGAAGTCTATCTATGTTATCGATGAGTATGTGTGTGTAAAGACTCTTGACTTGCTGCGAGGTGTGCCGGAAGGCCTTGAAATTATGATTTTCAGTGACCAGTGGGGTCGCCAGGTATTGACGGAGGCTATTCTTGCTGATTTTAGGGCTGCTAGGCCCGATCTGACGCTTTCTGTAAGGTCTGCCATGGGAATTTTCCATGATCGTTATGTCTTTATCGACTATAACGAGGAAAATGAGATTCTGTACCACTGTGGCCCCTCCAGCAAAGACGCCGGGAATAGGGTGGCAACTGTAGCGACACTTGAATTCAAGGACCTTTACCACCCTCTGATGGACTTGCTGTTGAAGGAGGCTTGA